TCTGAGACCCTTTCTCAGGGCCATAGATACCCCACTTGTTGGCATGGGAAACGCTCAGAAGTAAAGACGGCCTTCCTCTGATTTAAGCTTTTCTGTGGCTTCCAGCTTTACACAGATTAAAATACCAACTCCTTTTCCTGGTTTACAAAACCCCATCTGCTGTCTACTCAGattttaattctcaaattttaatttatccaCCCCACTGTGCTCTAGCCACCAGGTATTCATTCCTTCAGTCTCTGAATTTGCCAAACTtttctcagagcctttgcactCACTAGCTGTTTGCAATGTGTGAAATCTGTCCATCTCCAAAGCTAGAGAATAGCCTCCATGAAAAGTGGAACCTTTGTCTTGTTTACCCTCAGGCAGTGCCTGGCTCAGAGATGCTCAGTAGATAACACTGATTAAATGAATGAGTAGCGCGTTAAGTCTGGATGCTTATATAACCAAGTGACTATGCAGAAAAGACAAATGGATATTACCACTATGGTATTCCAGGAAGAGCTAcaggttgaaaataaaatttgaaaataaaaactatattaaaaactaTAGGTCCGGATGAGTCCCCTAGGGTGAAAGCAAAGAGAGTCTTTTGAAACTTTCTATTTATTGACCTGGGCAGTAAAGAACGGGCTCGGAAAAGGGCCTGCCCTGTGCCCCATTAACGAGCTCAAGCTCTCAGGGAGACCTCAGAGGAGCACAATGGGCCCTCGGGCCAAGCTTATCCCTGGCATCGCCCATTCTCAGCCGGTCTCCGCGCAAAGGGCCCCCACGCACCTCTGGGGGAGCCATCCTGGGGGGCGGCGACCCTCTTGGTGAGCGGAGTGCGCTTGAGACCACCAGCTTGGGTCTGCAGCCCGTATGAAAACTGCGGCGGGTCGTTCCAGCCGCGCTCCTTGTTGCCTGCGGAGGTGAGGGGACGGGTGAAGCGAGCCCGGGGGAGATGGAGGGCCCGCCCCCCGTGCAGTAACTGCCCTCGGCCTAGGCTGGGGGGGCGACCCAGCGCCCCGAGCCCGCCGGCTCCGCTCACCCGGCTTCACGTACAGCTCCGCCATCTCCACTTCCGCAAGGTCAGCAGCGCAGCGCGTCACTTCCGGGGCGGCCGCAGACCCGAGCGGGTTGGGGTGTCCCCCGGACAGCCGGTTGCCAGGAGCCCTCCAGGTGGAACTGTAGTTCTGAAACGCCGGGAGCCGGTGTGGGAACACTGCGCCAGCTCCCTAAGGAACTCGAAATCTTCAGCTAAGGCATCGGGGCCCTCGTCACATGGCATCAAAGGGGGCTGTTTTCCAAGAGGCGGCTCTCTAGGAGCCCCATTCCCCTATAGGTTCAATCTGTGTCACAGCTGCTGGCAGGAGGAAGTTTAAACCCCCAGGAGCTCCTGCCCCACAATCGTCCCTGTGTGATCTAGCCAGGTGGCATAATAGAACTTCACCCCTGTCCACTGCCCTGCACATTTATGCTCTGTAGGCTCAGTAACTAGTATTCATTTTCCTTCAGGACGCCGATGTCAACTCCAGGAAGCCTACTAATACCTTAGGCCAGGTTAAGTATCCCAGCGGTgctcccatgaccctgagatttcCTAGTTGTACCACATATTATCTTCTACCTTATTTAACTTCTTGTTCATCTGCCCTTCCGACAATTTCATAAGGTGGAACCCATGTTTTATTATATTCCACTGACTCAGTGCCTGACATACAAAAGaccttagaaaataaatttgttggatgaataaaaTCAGATTTCCATCACACCCATGCCCTCATATGACTACAGGCAGCCACCAACACCAAGCACAGACACAGACACTCCCCTCACACCGGTTGTTAACCCCCAACCCTGTCCCAGGCCCAATATACTCACACCCGGTGAGGTCACTGAGGGATTTTTATTTGTACTGATTTTGCTATAAAGTGTTGCTGAGGTAGAGCCAACTGTCCAGGGCCGGACAGGGGCAAGGAACACAGGGACCCAAGGAAAGGACAGCCAGGGGCCTAGGTTGTGGTGCAGGGCCTCTCAGTCATccctataaatatttaataaattggGCAATAAACAGAGGGTGGGCAAGAGCCGGAGGGGCAGGCAGACAAGGCTTCAAGGACAGAGAGGCTACAGGCCCCTGGAAAATGAGGGCGATTAAAGCTGGGCATGGACCCAGAGCCTCCTTACCCAGTTCCTCCTGGATTCACTTAGGGCATGTGGAGCAGAGAGGGTTTCAGACGGAAGGcatcaagaaaagagaagacaccCCGCTTTCGAGGGGCTGCCCCTGCACCCCCAACCCCTCCTttgagcagagggagaggcaggggaccTCCTGGGGAGTCCACGGAGCTGGTCCGCTTGAGCCGCAGGCGGGCACGGGCCTGAGCACCCCAGGCCTTGCCTCGAGCTGCAGAGGCCACAAGACACTTCTGGTACTGAACCTAGGGAAAAGGGGAATGTGAAGATCCAgctccttcctgtccctggaCTCCCTGAAAGCTTCTGCAGAACAGGGAACTGGCCAAGGCTTCAGTCCAGTATGAGGCTGGTAGTCGGCCCCATCTTCAGCCCCTACAGCATTCCCAGGGAGTTCAATAACAAATACAAAACTTCGCATTTACGGAGCATTTAAGGAGGGCTGAACACTGCTAAATTGCTTTTTAGGGGCAGTTGGCGGGGGTCAGtcgttaagcgtccagcttcggctcaggtcatgatctcacagttcatgggtttgagcccagcgtcgggctctgtgctgacagctagctcagagcctgaagcctgcttcggattctgtgtctccctctctctctgaccgtcccctgctcacactatctctctctgtctctcaaaaataaatttaaaacttttaattaaaaaaaattgctttttatacTCTAACTTAATCCAAAGTTATTGGTCAGGTGTTACTACagttttgcaaatgacaaaatttcagttcagagagaatgccaaggtcagctaggcaaaaaaaaaaaaaaatcctagaatttGAAGGCAAACTAGTTCTGACTACCAGCCTGTGCCCTTAATTATACCTACCATTACGCTGACTCCTCTCCATCTTTCATGAGAGCAGCCTGCCTCCTGGCAAAGTGGGCTCCCCAGTCCTGTAGAAGGTCTACAACCCAAACTTCATTCCCACCAACTGCCCCAATCTTCTTTCATTTGAACTCATTAGGGGCCCTACTTCTCGTGGCTTCTGAATCTTTGACCTTAGGTGATCTTCCTCAACCACAAATGTGAATTCactgcttaaaacccttcaatgGCTCAAAGTGACTGTGGAGACAATAAATTCATGACCACAATCTCTAAGTTCGTCCAGATGTCTGCCATTCTTCCTGCCCCCCatctctcactctccccttctgccctttGCACTCCATATATACTAATTCTGAGATCCCTGATGCACAACTATTGCTCCCATCTTCACAGCTGGGGTTCCCTGTATCTGGCACACCTGTCCCATTCCCCTTCACCTGACTAACTTCTTCCTAAGACCTTTAACTCTGTTTTCTATCATGTCTTTCAGAGAGCCTTCCTGATCCCCTAAAGCGGCCGTCTCTTCCATCATCCTGTAGTGCACAGCTCCTCTGGTCTGTCTCTGGCCTAACCTAAGTGTTCTGTGAGGGCAAAGGTTGTTTCTTCTATATCAGTGAATTGCCAAAATCAAGCGAGGTGCCTGGTACCCTTTGGCACTtgtatttttagaagaaagaGTGAACTGAACTCATAAAGTTTAAGCGTCCCACACTCCAATAACCACAGATGCCATGAAATAACCTAAATGGGACAAACAGGAAAAATAGTGCCCACCCTTGCAGGAGCAGCCCCTACATGATTCCAGCTTAATGTTGAAATTTCTATGTGTGGACCCAGTACCAAAACTTCTGATATTTTAAGTAACATTACATGAAACGTTCTAATTCTAAATATTGGCAACTAATTTAAACTTATTAACTTATTTGAGGGCAAAATGAAAGAGCCCTGGGATCAGTGGTTTGCGATTTCTGGAGAAACTGCCCATCCCCAGTACAGCAGCTGCAGGGCAAACCCACCCACCCATTTCCACCCCTTACTCACCATGCAAGCAGCCTGCACAGCTTCGGAGAGTCCCCCTGCATGGGGCTGGCACCAGAAGGCTGCGCACTGAAAGCTCTGACGGCCCAGGTCAGCAATGAGGCCAAAGGTGTGTGGGTCACGGCCAACACCAATAAAGGTCACAAGGCGCACAGGGCACTGCCACAGCGGTTCCTCCTCTGCACCAGCCTCTGCCTGCCCACACCAGGCCTAGTCATTAGAGGACCAGGCACTGGCTGGACCCACTGAGCTCTTCCAACAGCAAGCAATTACCCCTCAGCATCCCCCCTCCACAGCCCCCAACTTCACCTTCTTCTGGTACCTGAATAGGATGTGCAGTCATGAGAGAGTCAGACACGCTGAGCATGGCAGGGACCCAGGCATCCTGGTCCCCCCGGTTGGTGAGAGTACCAATGGCCTCATTCAGCATGTCCATGCCTGGGGGGATATGCCCACCATGGTGTCTCCCAGACGTAAAGAAAGAAGGGATCTGCAGGAAGTGTCTACCCCATCTCACTGACTTGGGATTCAGGAAGATGGCATTAGAATAGCTGGGGCTGGGCTTAGAATCCTGAGTCAGGAAGAGCGGCACATGCTAGGCAAGACTGGGGCTATGGATGCACTCTGAGAAATGGTTTAGATCCTGCCTTACCCCCCTTCCCTTACCTCAGAGAGCCCACCCCTCAGCCAGCTCAGTGCTCACCCATGGCTTTGGTGACTGGAAGGGTCCCCATGTACAGCGCCTCATACTTCTGAGCAGCCTGGCTCACTGCATCCAGCAGCTCCACtgaaatatacacacagaaaGCTGGCCTGGGCTTTCTCTCGATGCCCCTTCTCCCCGCCCTTGAGAGAAATGGAGCTGGTACAAAGAAGGCCATGGAAGCTCTCTCCTCCAATTCAGGGCTTGGGATCCCTGGAACCAGCACACATCAGAAGTCCCCACACCTCCAGGGAAGTACTATAACCAGGACTAAACAACCCCAACTTTCACCAAAGTAGCCTGTTGCTGCGGTGCAGCGCCTCCCTCCCCGTACCTTGCCGTGGCAGGTCCTCAGGGGAGATGGGGTCTAGGGAACAAGGGGAATCCTCACTGACACCTACTCGCTCTGACAAGATCTGAAACACAATGCAACCGGCATGAGATAAAGCAAGAGGGGAACTGAGGTAAGGGAGCCAATACCTCCCTGACCCAACCACCTTGGAACCTTCGGACCCAGCTCGATCTCTTGGCCCTTACctgggcacagagcccatgcagggcacTGGCAATGGCCTTGGCAGGGACGTCACAGCGAAACACATGGCACTTGAGCATACAGCTGTCTTTGTCACCAGCCACAAAAGCGAAGTCCCTGGCAGGGTCAGAgatggggctggggcaggggcagagaccagGGTAGGGTAGAGGCTGGGTAGGCGCAGGTGCCTGTACTGCCAGCAGGAGACTGGAAAGTCAGGCAAGGGATATGGTGGGGATGGAACAAGGAGATCAGGGTTGGGGCTCAAAGCACCTGGCAGTCACTCACCTGTCACTGTTCCGGAAGCATGTGGGAGCACAGGAGAGAATCAGCCCAGACTCTCAGGCTCTCCCCTATCCGTCCCTGCTGAGCTGGGCCCACCCTCCCCAACCAGGGCTGGAccaggcaggggaggcagagctTGGGTCCATGTCAGAGGATCTGTGTCCAGGGGTTCAAGTACAGAGGATCAGCATCAGTGGGGATCACagcctgcaggagggagggaggagcaacTCTCACTTGGGGGGATGCAGGGGTCCTCACCGGCCCTTGGAGCTGCCCACACCCCACACACGGATGTGCACCAGAGGCTGGCAGTGGATCAGACTATGGTCCAGAGGATTCACCAGGCTCATGGCATCCTTCTTCAGGATCATCAGCATGTTCTGGCCCTGCCAAGGAAAGGTCAGTCTGGAGCTCAGATGAAGGTGGTTGCCATGGAGAACAGGCAATTTGGCGACAACTACctctgctgggccctgggctgaaTCCCCTGAAGGGCCAGCCAGCTCACCTCGCCCCAGGCACCCTGTGGGGGCTGGCTGCGGCTACGGCTGTGAGTCTGGGCCAGTTGCTGGATGCAGTTATTGACTGCAATACTGCTCTTCCCTGGTACCAGATCCTCTTCGGGTACTTCTACCCAACCCAGGGAGCGGACTGCAAAGCACTGCCGGGTTGGGGGAAAGGACAGGAGGACCCTGAGTGAGTAGAGGCAGACATGGAAATGGAATAGGAGGTGGAAAGCGATGGGAGATGTCACAGGTCCCACACACATAAACCTTCTGGTACCCACTCCTTTCACCTTTGATCATCTCTTCTCAGCCCAATCCCAGTCTTGACCTTTCCCTTGGAACAATCCACCACCCCTACCACCATTCCCTGGGCTGGTCCCTAGACCCAAGAAACTACCTTAGCCCCTGGCTCCATGCTCTGGATGTAGGATTCCTCACCATACCAGGACAAAGAGTTCCTGGAACAGAGCAGAGCTCATAAGAAGACCACACTTCCTAGAGAAGGGACAGTACTGAGACCCCAACTACTTGATGGCATGAGGTGTGCAATAAGACCCAGAACATAGTGTGCCCCAAATATAAAACCAGAGTGGGAGAGGGCCCAGTACGTATTAAATAAGTGTAACAGAGTGTGGCTTAGAATCTAAACAAAAATTCAGGACACTAGACATAGAACAAAAGTTACAATTATGGAACAGGATAAAAATGTGGACCAGAACCCCAAATTGAGACAAAAGACTCTAGAACACAGGACAGGGGCCCCCTCAGAAAGGGCCTAGGAGAATGTCCAAGATCTAGAACATGATTTATCAGTGCCCAGAAGAGGGAAGAACTTGTAGCAAAACATGAAGCACAGAACTAGGGACAAAATTCAAAACATTGAGACTCCAGAAATGGGACAGAGGCAAGAACCTGGGCTTGAAAGCAGAATGTGGGTCCAGTTGCATCCCTGAGTGCCATAGAACCCCAAGCCTTTCATTCTGCCTGGCCTATTCCTGTTACCTCCGGTCCAGTGAGCTCTCCAGGCTGGAAAAGGATCTCCCCTTGGGGGGCCGAAGTCCCCAAATCCCCTCCGTCCTCTGTAGGGAGGAGGTTAGGTCAGTAGAACAGAAGGCCTAGATCCGCACATGGGTTCAGATCCCCTCCACACACTCCACCTACCGTGCCTAGGTCCTCTGCATCTCCTGTCTCCCAGGTTGGGCGCTGCCACTGGGTGCTGCCACTGGGTACGTGCCAATAGTAAGTACCTGCAGCATCGCGTATCTTCCTCCAGCCAGGGGGCAGGCCTGGCTCCCCCTCAAGACTCTGGTCCCCCCACAAGTCATCTACAAGAACACGAAACGGGGAGAGGAAACACGGGATTGGAATGGCATATTCGTGAATTCAGAATAACATGTCAGAACCCTTCCACAGCCCCAAAGGGGACAATCCTTAGGCTGGAGTACAGGAGATCCTTTGCAGTACAAAGATCCAGGGTTCGTTTGTCCCGTGGTCCTCACCCCAAGACATACCCCGTCAACTCCCTTTTTACCCCTCAGCTCCCGATCCTCCCATCGGGACCCCGTGCACACCATCACAGTTGACCAGAATGATGGCCAACATGTAATCCTTGCCCAGCATAGCCCCGACCGCGTCCCCGCCGGCAGGCAATCTCAGCCCAGTTCGACCTCAAGAGCTGCTGCGCCCACAAGCCCAGCCTCCCTGCGCTGGCCAGGCCAACGGGCGCCGCACAAATAGGGGCTGGGGTTGGAGCTGGGTCCCAGGGGCGGGAAAGGACGGGCCTGAGCAGCGCCGCCCGCCGAAGGGTGGCGCGTATAAACAAGCGTCTGGATCCCCAAGTGGGTGCGCGTTTCCGCGCGTGGAACCGGAGAATGCGCCTGACGCCAACGCCCCCAGTGACATCACCGCGCAACTATGAGCTCATCGAGGGGCGGACGACTTGTTAAACGAACTTACGCAGCGCGCACACGCGTACGAGCATCAGATCATTGCGCCCAGGTCGTGTGCGCCCGAGGTCACGCAGTCACGGTGAAAGGACAAAAATGCCCCGGAAGTGCCTCCGCCCTCAGTAAAGATGGCCGCAGTACTTTGCATGAGGGAGGCGGGGCTGCGCCTGCGCAACAAATTCGGCGGGGAAGATGGCGGATGACAAGGTGAGTGATGTAAGGATTATCTACCGTCTGGGGTGGTCTTCACACCGTCTTGATCCTTGGAAGAGGAGATACTGGAGCCTCTCTTGCGTGGAGATGCCCCTTATTTCTTCTAGGTGGGCTTTCACTCTTTCGATTCCCTCAACATTGGGGAGTGGAGCAGCGGAACACTACACGAGGCAAGCAGAGCCCGGCATCTCCCAGGTGTCCTCTCTCCCGACCCTCACGATCCTCAGTTACTGGCACACACGCAAACACATTCACTCTGACACACTCCTCACTCTTTTGCATTCCCTGGCCCCTGAAATTCCTGTCACAGTCTTGACGTTTGCAAGCCGCACGGACCCTCCGTTCTCATTTAATTTCCCTTGGGCATACACTGACTTTCATACTTTTATGCGATCAAAGCCACTCATTTCATTTACCCACACTCCTGCAGACAGCCACCTCACCCCAACCCCAGCCAGCGCATCCAGTCACACATGTAGTTTGGTATGTCCTtaggggaaaagaggaagaagcccAGGCAGAAATCAGATTTACCCCAGAGCTGCCAGGGAACTGCCTCAGGCCATCACTCACCACTGGTTTGGAAGTTCAGCATCATCCACATATTTGCTAAGTGCTTACCAGTCCCTGTGTGAGGCCTGAGGGAGGATCGGTAGACCCGACCGACCTGTTGCTACTAAGACTCTAGTCAGTAGTGCTTGCCTGATAAATCTAATAGAACGTCTCCTAGCAGTTCCTCTTTTCTCACTACACAACGCTTGCCTTATAAAATTCTGTAAGGGTGTCACAGATGCAGATCCCATCTGTCACTCCGTCCCTGGACCCCGCCCCGCATGAATTTACTTTTCAGTGCCTTTCTTCCTTTACCACCATCATCTCaggaagtttttattaaaaaaccaaCCAGCCTCTGATAGACCTGAGCAGAGAATTGGGTGAGGTTAACCTGTTCAGCAGGCTTCTCTCTTGTTCTAGGATTCTCTGCCCAAGCTTAAGGACCTGGCGTTTCTCAAGAACCAGCTGGAACGCCTGCAGCAGCGTGTGGAAGACGAAGTCAACAGTGGTGTGGGCCAGGTAAATCTGCATCTGCCCACCGCTGTTTCCCACCCCCTACCCCTGGCCTTGGGCTTCATTGCCCAGTATACTTTTGAATGGGTGATACTTATTCAGCAAATGGTTGTTGAGGACCTGTTTTCTGTGACCCCAAGGAAAGTTCCtctaagaaaattatatttgcaaCATATGCAAAGCTCTTTGAGTTCGAAGTAGCATGATGAACAGGAGGGATGAAAGTAGTTTAATTTGGCTCCAGTAATGGGGGAGCATGCTAGGAAGTGAGGTTAGAGCAACAGGCAAAGGTCAGATTCCTCAGGGACATCTCTGTAGCTTTGTGGTGGTAGGGTTCTGTGGTTGGAGCCGTCTAACCCCCAGGGTTCTGAGATTGTGTGATCAGGACTCCTAGGTTCTTTTTCTGACTCCAGAATCTTTGGAGAGAATGTTACAGATTTACAGAGTAAGGATGAGGTGGTGGGATGATCTAAGGCCAGCTTGAGTAGCTCTTGGTAGAGAAGAGAGACCCTGGCTGAGTTTCCTTCTGCATTTTCCTCCACAGGATGGCTCGCTCTTGTCCTCCCCCTTCCTCAAGGGCTTCTTAGCCGGCTATGTGGTGGCCAAACTGAGGGCATCAGCAGTATTGGGCTTTGCTGTAGGTACCTGCACTGGCATCTACGCAGCTCAGGCATATGCTGTGCCTAATGTGGAGAAGACATTGAGGGACTATCTTCGGTCATTGCGCAAGGGGCCCGACTAGCTCTGGATCCCATGGGGGAGGAAGGATGACCATCTTGGGTCTGCAGGTAGAGGCCTTTCAATCAAAGACCCCATATCTGGCTTCCCCAGCCATCACCCTTTTGCTATCTCCAGCTTTTCCACAGCCTTCATCCTTGGTCTCCTTCTTGCAAAAGGTGAACAGTGGCTTATCAGCCAGTAGTCTGGACGCCCCTCCTTAACCCCATGGGACTGGCCCCAAGACTGTGGCTTTTAGGGCCACCGGCCTCTTCCTCTTCCGGCCCTGACTGTGGAGTTTGGAGCTGACTCTGATTTTCAGTATTCTCTCTAGCAATGTACCATGGCTCTTCCCTCCTGCAAGCTGGCTCCATACTGATTTTCCCCAAACTTATAATCCCTGCTGTCCCCTTGCTAGCTACACAGGCCACCCCGGGTCTGGTTTGGGCATGAGTGTAGAGGACGGGGGTATGCCAGGCCTGGCCCGTCCCAGGCAGGCCCGCTGGACCCTGATGCTACTCCTGTCCACTGCCATGTATGGTGCCCATGCCCCATTGCTGGCACTGTGCCATGTGAATGGCAGAGTGCCCTTCCGGCCCTCCTCAGCTGTGCTGCTCACTGAGCTGACCAAGCTACTGTTGTGCGCCTTCTCCCTCTTGGTGGGCTGGCAAGCATGGCCCCAGGGGGCCCCTCCATGGCGCCAGGCTGCCCCCTTTGCGATATCAGCCCTTCTCTATGGCGCTAACAACAACCTGGTGATCTATCTTCAACGTTACATGGACCCCAGCACCTACCAGGTGCTGAGCAATCTCAAGATTGGAAGCACGGCTCTGTTCTACTGCCTCTGTCTCCGGCACCGCCTCTCTGCACGCCAGGGCTTGGCACTGATGCTGCTGATGGCAGCGGGGGTCTGCTATGCAGCTGGTGGCCTCCAAGACCCTGGGAGCACCCTTCCTGGACCCGTTCCAGCAGCGGCTGCTGGCCCCATGTCTCTGCATATCACTCCACTGGGACTGCTGCTTCTCATCTTGTACTGCCTCATCTCGGGCCTGTCGTCCGTGTACACAGAGCTGCTCATGAAGCGACAGCGGCTGCCCCTAGCACTTCAGAACCTCTTCCTCTACACTTTTGGTGTGCTCCTGAATCTGGGTCTGCACGCAGGTGgcggccctggccctggcctccTGGAGGGTTTCTCTGGTTGGGCAGCGCTTGTGGTGCTGAGCCAGGCACTAAATGGACTGCTCATGTCAGCGGTCATGAAGCACGGCAGCAGCATCACACGCCTCTTCGTTGTGTCCTGCTCCCTGGTGGTCAACGCTGTGCTCTCGGCAGCCTTGCTGCGGCTGCAGCTTACAGCTGCCTTCTTCCTGGCCACGCTGCTCATTGGCCTGGCTGTGCGCCTCTACTATGGCAGCCACTAGTCCCTGACCACCTCCACCCAGACTCCTGACCCTGTAGAGGTGCCACCTCCAAGGCCTCCCCGCCCTTCTTCAGCAGCCAGCCCCGTAACAAGTGCCTTGTGACAAAAGCTGGGGAAGTGGGAGCAGCCAGGTTAGTTtctggaggtgggtggaggaagggTTACCCCAGGAAACGTGAAGACTGGATTTGCCCCAAAGTTCTTCTAGAGTAAGGAAACGGGAGAGCATGAATAACCTAGGCCTAGGAAGTGACCCCATCCCCAGTGGAGGAGGCTCTCCATCTCATCCTGCATGAACGCAGTTGCTTCAAGTGGGGTGCAGGCAACAGTTGGCTTTCCTTGCCTCCTGTGGTCACCCCAGCAGACCCCTTGCCCTCAGGCCTGGTACTGGGTACTCCAGCCCCGCTGTGGTACATGACTCCCCCATAAGAGCTGTCCACCTCCACTGTAATGCAAGAAAGCCCAACTGCCACAGAATATACACCGGTCATCCAGGCTACTCTTCCGAACTCCCCGAGCTCCAGTGGCACCTGGAGACATTGCCCCCTGCTCCTTCCACAGTGCTGCTCTCCACACCCATCCAGCCTTTTTCTGGAGATCCCAGAGAGGGCTGGAGCTTGACTCATCTCAGGGAATGTTGCCCCTGGGCCCTGGCTTAAGGCTACACTCCTGACCTGTCTCCTTACCCCAAGGGCCCTCTCAAAGCCCGCTGTCCCCTCTACAGCTCCTAGGAGGTACCATTTTTCTCACTCTGGGTCCTGCCCCTGCCTAGCAGTGTCCCAGGTCTCAACAGTGTAGGGAAGCTCTACAAAGAGTGACCTGGCACCAGGCACAGGGATATTTGGTATAGTTCAATCAGTGTCTCTAACTGTAAGCAATAAGGTCTGAATAAAATGTTCTGGGGTGCGGGTGGTTCCTGCAATTGGCTGTGATTGTCCTGTGTCATCTTTGTTGCATAACTTCTCCCAAACAGAATTTTGTTCCCCTAGTGCCCTGAATGTCTTAATCTTGGGGTAACTGACAGACTAGGAGAAAAGACTTCTAGCCATTGCCAGGAACATTATTTCCTTTGAGGAGTGGAGTGGAGACTGTTCACTGTCACAACTTTCAAATTTCTTTGAAGCACAAACCAGGACCCTGGAGAATTTGGAGGGATTTTTGGGAATAGAGGGTCCTGGGCCTGGCAGGACAAATCAAGTTTTAGGCTAGAAAACTCATGGATTCagtatggtttttattcttatttcctctAGTTCCCCCATTGATATTCCTGCCTCTCATCTCTTCTCATGGCCAGAGgaacatcaggctctgtttctgGGGGAGCATACCtagtaa
This region of Suricata suricatta isolate VVHF042 chromosome 6, meerkat_22Aug2017_6uvM2_HiC, whole genome shotgun sequence genomic DNA includes:
- the LOC115294294 gene encoding SLC35A4 upstream open reading frame protein yields the protein MADDKDSLPKLKDLAFLKNQLERLQQRVEDEVNSGVGQDGSLLSSPFLKGFLAGYVVAKLRASAVLGFAVGTCTGIYAAQAYAVPNVEKTLRDYLRSLRKGPD
- the SLC35A4 gene encoding probable UDP-sugar transporter protein SLC35A4; the encoded protein is MSVEDGGMPGLARPRQARWTLMLLLSTAMYGAHAPLLALCHVNGRVPFRPSSAVLLTELTKLLLCAFSLLVGWQAWPQGAPPWRQAAPFAISALLYGANNNLVIYLQRYMDPSTYQVLSNLKIGSTALFYCLCLRHRLSARQGLALMLLMAAGVCYAAGGLQDPGSTLPGPVPAAAAGPMSLHITPLGLLLLILYCLISGLSSVYTELLMKRQRLPLALQNLFLYTFGVLLNLGLHAGGGPGPGLLEGFSGWAALVVLSQALNGLLMSAVMKHGSSITRLFVVSCSLVVNAVLSAALLRLQLTAAFFLATLLIGLAVRLYYGSH